The Xylophilus rhododendri region AGCTGGGCGCCTGGATCCCGCTGGCCATCCTGGGCATCGTGCTGGCCATCTCCGGACCCAGCATGCTGATCGCCTGGCTCAAGCTGCGCCAGCGCAGCCTGGGACCGATCCTGGATGCCACCGGCTGGGCGGTGAACGGCCGCATGAAGGTCAATGTGCCGCTGGGGGCTTCGCTGTCGCAGACGGCGCATATCCCCGCCGGCTCCAAGCGTTCGCTGCAGGATGCCTACCGCGAGAAGCGCGGCGCCGGCACCTGGCTGCTCATCGGGCTGGTCACCATCGGCGTGCTGGCGCTGGTCTGGCGCAGCGGGCTGGTCGATCCCTACCTGACACCCGCGCTGCGCCACGCCAATCCGCCGGCTGCCACTGCCGCGGCCACGCCGGCACGCTGATGGCCGCGGTGGACCTGCAGGCGGTCCTCGACGGGATCGCCGCCACGCTGGCGCCCCGCGCCGCGGCCGGCGCAGGCAAGGTGGCCGACTACATCCCGGCGCTGGCCCGGGTGCCGGCCGCGCATTTCGGCATCGCGCTCTGCACCCGCGACGGCACGCAGGCGGCGGCCGGCGATGCCCACCAGCCCTTCTCGATCCAGAGCATCTCCAAGCTGTTCACCCTGACGCTGGCGATGCAGACCCTGGAGGATGGCGAGATCTGGCAGCGCATCGGCCGCGAGCCCTCGGGCAATCCCTTCAATTCGCTGGTGCAGCTGGAGAGCGAACGCGGCGTGCCGCGCAACCCTTTCATCAATGCCGGCGCCATCGCGGTGGCCGACCGGCTGGTGACGCATGGTGACGCCAAGCGCCGGCTGCTGGAGCTGCTGTCGGGCCTGTGCGGTGAAACCATCGCCTTCGACGAGGAAGTGGCCGCCTCCGAGGCCGCCACCGGCTACCGCAACATCGCGCTGGCCAATTTCATGAAGAGCTTCCAGCGCATCGACAACCCGGTCGAGGCGGCGCTGGACATGTATTTCCACCAGTGCTCGGTGGCGATGAGCTGCGCCCAGGTGGCACGCGCCGCCGGCTATCTGTGCCGCGACGGCCTGCATCCGCTGGACGACAGCAGCCAGGTGGTCACCGAGCGCCAGGCACGGCGCCTCAACGCGCTGATGCTGACCTGCGGCACCTACGACGCGGCCGGCGAATTCGCCTACCGCATCGGCCTGCCCTGCAAGAGCGGCGTGGGCGGCGGCATCGTGGCCGTGGTGCCCGACACGCTGAGCCTGTGCGTCTGGTCGCCGGGGCTGGACCACAGCGGCAATTCGGCGCTGGGCATGGAGGCGCTGGAGCTGTTCGTCGGCGCCACCGGGCTGTCGGTCTTCTAGCGTTCCGGCGCCAGGCGCTGGGCTGCGTCGGCCGGCGACAGCCGCATCAGCGAGCCGGGCTCCTGCGTCGGCTGCGCCGGTGACGGCAATGCCATGGCCGCGGAGGCCTGCATGTCCTGCGGCATCGGCACCACCTGGCCTTGCGCCTGCGGCTGAACGGGCGCGGCCTGCCCGCTGCCTTCGCCCTCGCTGGGCGCGAACAGGTGATAAGGAGGCGGCTCGACCGTGCCCGGCATGGCCGAGGGATCGGGCTGCGGCGGCGCGGCGGGCAGGCGGGGCGCGGCGAAGGCCGCATCGGCATCGACCAGCTTGGCGCGCAGCGCGGCCGACATG contains the following coding sequences:
- a CDS encoding glutaminase — protein: MDLQAVLDGIAATLAPRAAAGAGKVADYIPALARVPAAHFGIALCTRDGTQAAAGDAHQPFSIQSISKLFTLTLAMQTLEDGEIWQRIGREPSGNPFNSLVQLESERGVPRNPFINAGAIAVADRLVTHGDAKRRLLELLSGLCGETIAFDEEVAASEAATGYRNIALANFMKSFQRIDNPVEAALDMYFHQCSVAMSCAQVARAAGYLCRDGLHPLDDSSQVVTERQARRLNALMLTCGTYDAAGEFAYRIGLPCKSGVGGGIVAVVPDTLSLCVWSPGLDHSGNSALGMEALELFVGATGLSVF